TCAGCAATAGTATCATCAAAAATCACAAATATCGGCTTGTTGCTAGTTTGGGATAATTCAAATATAATGCGAATAACTTCTCGCCTTATAGCTCTCCATGCATACTCTATATTCCAAACACCTTGGCTTAAGAATTTGCCAAACGTGGTTCTATGGCAATTAGCAAGGCTTAAATTAACTATATCTGTAACAGTACCACTATAACCTTTTTGAGTGGCAGCAATTATAAATTCTAAAATATGACGAATAACAGGTTTAGTAAAATATAATGCAAAATTTAATTTCATTAAGTACTGGATTATTGATGAATTTTCTGTTATTCTTTTATTATGAGACATTTGCTCCACTCCTATGATTAATATTGTTATAGGGTAACAACATATTAATACCATAGAAGCGAGCATTTGTCTCTATTTTTATTAAATTTTTTCATATAAGTTTGTTATGGTAATTTATGTTAGTGAATTTTCTCATCTATAGTAAATACTTATATTATATATTTGTAAAATGTAGTAAAATGCGAGGGATATATATGAAAACACTTCTTGTAGGAATCAATGCAAAATATTATCACACAAATCTTGCTATAAGAAATATAAGAAAGTTTTGTCATCCTTATGATATAGAGATTTTTGAAACCACTATAAATGACAGTACAGATTTTATGCTAGAAAGTGTTGTAGAAAAGGAACCAGACGTAGTAGGTATATCTTGTTACATATGGAATATAGAAATAGTATTAAATTTGGTTGAAAATATAAAAAAGATACTTCCGAAAGTAATATTGGTTTTGGGGGGACCTGAGGCTTCTTATGATGTAGATAATCTTTTGTCAAAAGGCTTTGTAGATTACATAGTTTTAGGGGAAGGGGAAATTGCTTTTAAAGAATTATTGGAAGCGTTAGAAGGAAAAAGGGATATAAAAGAAGTTGCAGGAATTAGCTATATGGTTGATGGGCAAATAGTAATTCAACCACAAAAAGATTATGTCAACTTAAATGAAGTTCCCATATCTTATGAGGAAGAGGAAGATTTGAGCAATAAGCTTGTGTATTATGAGACCTCAAGAGGTTGTCCTTTTAAATGTGCTTATTGTCTTTCTTCTATTGACAATAAATTGAGATATGAAAGCCTTGAAAAAGTTGAAAGGGATTTAAAGTGGTTTGTAGATAAAAATGTGAAAATATTAAAACTTATTGATAGGTCTTTTAATTCAAATAGAAAGAGAGCAAGAGAGATTTTAAATATTATGAAAAAAATAGGTGGAGATACTGTATTTCACTGCGAAGTTAACCCTGAGCTTGTGGATGAAGAGTTTATAGAAGAATTAAAAGGGTTGGAAAAAAGAATACAGTTTGAAGTAGGAGTTCAGACTACAAATAAGAATAGCCTAAAAAAAATATCTCGTATTACTGCAGTTGAAAAAGCCTTGAGAGGAATAAAACTGCTTAGAGAAGCGGGAATAAAACTGCATGTAGATTTGATAGCGGGACTTCCTGAAGATAGCTTTGGGACTTTTAGTAAAGCTTTTGATGATGTGTATAATTTAAAACCTGATGAAATACAGTTGGGATTTTTAAAAGTATTAAAAGGTACTCCTTTAATGAGAAAAGTGGGAGAGTTTAAAATAGTTTATGATAGTAAGCCCCCCTATGAGGTCTTGTATACAAAGGATATTAGTTATCAAGAGTTAGTCATTTTAAAAGGTATAGCATTCCTTTTGAACAAATACTATAATTCTGGAAAATTTAAAAAAACTCTTGAATATTTGGAGAATAAATTTGAAAGGCCATTTGACTTTTATCTTGAATTTTATAAGTACTGGAAGGAAAACGAGCTATTATATAAAAATCATTCATTAAAAGCCTTATACGATATTTTATATAAATTTTCTATTGAAACACTCGATGTCGATGAGGATTTAATAAAAGACATTATAAAATTTGATTTTTTGTATTTTAATGCTGCCAAAGATTTACCTGATTGTGTAAAAGAAAAATATGAGAAAGGTCAAGAGATTTTTAAAAGGTATCTTAAAGATGAAAATTGGTTGAAAAAAAATCTTCCACAAGCTGTTGGACTTTCCAGTCTTGAATTGTCAAAGAGAGTGACTTATGAATTTTTTAAACACGATGTGACAGCAGATTTTAAAAAAGAAAATTTAATAATAATTTTCCTTCATGAAGAAGAACAAACTTATTATACAAAATTAATTTTGTGAATTTGTTTTTAAAGGTAAGTGTGATAAAATTTGTATAGTAATTGAAAAATGAGGAGGCATATTTATGAAACCTTTAGTAATCGCCCATAGAGGAGATTCAAGAAATGCTCCAGAAAACACATTAGCATCTTTTAAAAGGGCTTTAGAAATGGGAGCTGACGGTATTGAATTGGACGTGCAGCTTACTAAAGATGGACAACTAGTAGTGATTCACGATGAAAGGGTAGACAGGACTACAGACGGAATTGGCTTTGTTAAAGATTTTACTTTAAAAGAGCTTAAGAGGCTAGATGCTGGCATAAAATTTGACAAGAAGTTTGCAGGGGAGAGAATACCAACTCTTTATGAGGTTTTTGAACTCATTGGACATAAAAATTTTATTATAAATATAGAGATAAAAAGTGGAGTTGTACTTTATCCAGGAATTGAAGAAAAGCTTATCAAAGCGATAGAGGATTATGACTTTGAGGATAGAGTAGTTATTTCTTCTTTTAACCATTATAGCTTAAGGGATGTAAAGAGAATGGCACCGGAGTTTAAAATTGGGCTTCTTTATCAATGTGGGCTTGTAGAACCATGGCACATGGCAATACGAATGAAAGCGTATTCTCTGCATCCTTTTTATTTTAATATAATACCTGAATTAGTAGAGGGATGTAAAAAGAATAATATAAAATTATTTCCTTGGACTGTTGATAGGAAAGAAGACATGGAAATGATGATAAAAGCAGGTGTGGATGCGATTATCACTGACGACCCACAAACTTTGATAAATCTTTTAGAGAAGGGAGAATAATATGTCCTCGCGATTGAATTATTTGAAGATATTTAATTTAGGCCTTGGTTTTATGGTAATTTCCATGATTTGGGCAGCATATAATGCCTATATGCCCATTTTTCTTGGTAATTTTACAAAAAGCAATACTTTAATTGGGTTTGTAATGAGTTGGGACAACATTGCTAACCTTTTTATACTTCCATTTTTTGGGGCTTTAAGCGATAATACGCGAACAAGAATAGGCAGGCGAATGCCATATATACTTGTAAGCATGCCTCTTGCTGGCGTTTTATATGCTTTGCTTCCACTTCAGACAAAACTTTTATCGCTTCTTGTTATAGATTTGCTGTTTAACATTGTTGTAGCTACGTATAGGACTCCTATGGTAGCTTTAATGCCAGATATTGTAGAAGAAGAGCACAGAAGCAAAGCTAATGGAGTCATAAATTTTATGGGAGGATTAGGTTCATTAATAATATTTTTTATTGGATCTCAGCTTTATAAAATAAACAAAGCATATCCCTTCTTTTTGTCAGGGATTTTATCATTAATTATACCTATAGTTTTATTTTTAACAATTAAAGAACCTAAAATAGTTGTTAATGAGGAAAAAAAAGAAAAACAGAGTATTTTAAAGGCCCTTGCAACTGTGGTAAAAGATCAAAATAAAGCACCCTTTTATACTCTCCTGTCAATTTTTATGACAATTGCGGGTTTTGCTGCAGTTGAAACTTTTTTCACAAGGTATTGCAAAATAGCTTTAGGGATAGACGAAAGTGTTTCTTCTTTTGCAATGGGTTTTTACGCTTTGGCATTTTTAGTTTTTGCTTTACCTGCTGGATTTATAGCTACAAAAATAGGGAAAAGAAAAACCATGATGATTGGAGCTTTTGGACAAGGAATTTTATTTTTAATATTTATGATAGTACGTGATTTTAGGACAATCCAAATTTTGATGCCTTTTGCTGGAATGTTTAATGCTTTATTTACAATAAATTCTTATCCTCTTGTAGTGAGCTATACTTCAGCTGAAAAAATAGGGACATATACAGGACTTTATTATTTCTTTTCATCCCTGGCCGCAATAGTTACTCCTTCCTCTTTTGGAGCTATTATGGATTTTATAGGATTTAACAAGTTATTTTTAGCAGCGTCTATATGTTTATTTGTATCTTTTGCTTTTCTATGGATAATTGGTGAAAAATATGAAAACACAATGTCGTGAAAATATCAGTTTTTTGTGATATAATTTTAAGCGTAAATAAAAATTAAAATTAGGGTGATGAAATGAAAGAGAGAATAAAATTAATAAAGGGGAATATTGTGGATCAAGAAGTAGATGCTATTGTAAATGCTGCAAATTCTTCTTTATCTGGAGGTGGTGGGGTAGACGGAGCTATTCATAGAGCGGGTGGCCCTTCTATCGATGAGGAGTGCAGAATTATAAGAGAAAAACAAGGAGGATGCCCTACAGGTCATGCGGTTATAACTGGAGCAGGTAATTTAAAGGCTAAATATGTTATTCACGCTGTTGGGCCTATATGGAGAGGCGGCAATCATAATGAAGATAATTTATTAGCAAGTGCTTACATAGAAAGCCTTAAATTGGCGGATGAATACAATGTAAAAACTATAGCTTTTCCCTCTATAAGCACAGGAGCATATGGTTTCCCTGTAGAAAGAGCTGCAAAAATAGCTTTAAGAGTAGTATCTGATTATCTTGAAGGTAGCAATATAAAAGAAGTGAGATTTATACTTTTCAGTGATAAAGATTATGAAGTATATTCAAAAGCTTATGAGGAATTGGAATAAATAAAATAAATAAAAAGGATAGGCCATAAATGGGTCTACCCTTTTTTGTTTTTATTATTTAACTATCTTTTCAGATATTAGAAGTAACATAAGTAGTCCTACAATTAGTCTATAATAAGCAAATGGTTTTAAAGGATGTTTTGTGAGATAGGACAAAAATTTATCTACTACAAA
The sequence above is a segment of the Thermoanaerobacter ethanolicus JW 200 genome. Coding sequences within it:
- a CDS encoding MFS transporter, whose product is MSSRLNYLKIFNLGLGFMVISMIWAAYNAYMPIFLGNFTKSNTLIGFVMSWDNIANLFILPFFGALSDNTRTRIGRRMPYILVSMPLAGVLYALLPLQTKLLSLLVIDLLFNIVVATYRTPMVALMPDIVEEEHRSKANGVINFMGGLGSLIIFFIGSQLYKINKAYPFFLSGILSLIIPIVLFLTIKEPKIVVNEEKKEKQSILKALATVVKDQNKAPFYTLLSIFMTIAGFAAVETFFTRYCKIALGIDESVSSFAMGFYALAFLVFALPAGFIATKIGKRKTMMIGAFGQGILFLIFMIVRDFRTIQILMPFAGMFNALFTINSYPLVVSYTSAEKIGTYTGLYYFFSSLAAIVTPSSFGAIMDFIGFNKLFLAASICLFVSFAFLWIIGEKYENTMS
- a CDS encoding O-acetyl-ADP-ribose deacetylase, with amino-acid sequence MKERIKLIKGNIVDQEVDAIVNAANSSLSGGGGVDGAIHRAGGPSIDEECRIIREKQGGCPTGHAVITGAGNLKAKYVIHAVGPIWRGGNHNEDNLLASAYIESLKLADEYNVKTIAFPSISTGAYGFPVERAAKIALRVVSDYLEGSNIKEVRFILFSDKDYEVYSKAYEELE
- a CDS encoding glycerophosphodiester phosphodiesterase, with the protein product MKPLVIAHRGDSRNAPENTLASFKRALEMGADGIELDVQLTKDGQLVVIHDERVDRTTDGIGFVKDFTLKELKRLDAGIKFDKKFAGERIPTLYEVFELIGHKNFIINIEIKSGVVLYPGIEEKLIKAIEDYDFEDRVVISSFNHYSLRDVKRMAPEFKIGLLYQCGLVEPWHMAIRMKAYSLHPFYFNIIPELVEGCKKNNIKLFPWTVDRKEDMEMMIKAGVDAIITDDPQTLINLLEKGE
- a CDS encoding B12-binding domain-containing radical SAM protein, with translation MKTLLVGINAKYYHTNLAIRNIRKFCHPYDIEIFETTINDSTDFMLESVVEKEPDVVGISCYIWNIEIVLNLVENIKKILPKVILVLGGPEASYDVDNLLSKGFVDYIVLGEGEIAFKELLEALEGKRDIKEVAGISYMVDGQIVIQPQKDYVNLNEVPISYEEEEDLSNKLVYYETSRGCPFKCAYCLSSIDNKLRYESLEKVERDLKWFVDKNVKILKLIDRSFNSNRKRAREILNIMKKIGGDTVFHCEVNPELVDEEFIEELKGLEKRIQFEVGVQTTNKNSLKKISRITAVEKALRGIKLLREAGIKLHVDLIAGLPEDSFGTFSKAFDDVYNLKPDEIQLGFLKVLKGTPLMRKVGEFKIVYDSKPPYEVLYTKDISYQELVILKGIAFLLNKYYNSGKFKKTLEYLENKFERPFDFYLEFYKYWKENELLYKNHSLKALYDILYKFSIETLDVDEDLIKDIIKFDFLYFNAAKDLPDCVKEKYEKGQEIFKRYLKDENWLKKNLPQAVGLSSLELSKRVTYEFFKHDVTADFKKENLIIIFLHEEEQTYYTKLIL